TACAGGGCTACTTGACTCAGAGGACATATAGTCTAGACTCTACTAACACCTCTCCCTGTCCTTCTCTGTCTGTTCACAGGTGTGTCTGTTGGAGTGTGAGGGTCACGTCTCCCCTGCCCTCACCTGGGAGCTGTGTCAGCGATCCATCCTACCGCACTACCTCCTCCCACCAGGTGGCGGCGCTGTGTCTAAGAGAGCAGCAGAGGAGCTGAACCTGGGCCCTGTACACCTGGAGTCTGATGGACAACTCCTCTACTCTGCAGCCATGGAGCACTACCAGCAGGACAGAGAGGACCAGGAAGACAGGGCCCTGGAGCAACGTGATGCCCAGTACGACGACTCCCCGCTGGACTCGACCGAGGAGGAAGACTCCCTGGCTCTGGAAAacagggaggagaagaaggaggaagaggacaggacgaGGAGCAgtcagggggagggaggagacgaTGAGGAGGAGGCCGCGGTCCAGCTGACCAAGCGTTTCGGGGGCTTCCTGAAAGGTCACCACGGTTATAGGAAGTTGATTGGCGGGCCGGTGGGGCGGCCACTGCAGAAACGCCTCGGAGGGTTCATCGGGATCAGGAAGTCGGCCAGGAAGTGGAACAACCAGAAGAGGGTGAGCCAGCTCCTCCGGCAGTACCTGGggatgaccagcagcagcatcccTGGCCGCGGTGTTGGCAGGTTCAATAACCCAGCCCAGGGATTCAGGAGGCTACCCAGCCGGCTGTagccttcccttccctccacagCCCCCTGAGGGAGTAGAATTCTCTTCTCCCTTGCCTCCACCCTCCCAAGTACCTCCATAGAAATAATAATGACTATAGTTTACCATTTGTCTACTATTATTTTGGTGTTCTATTCCTATAGTTACCAACTATCTCTACAGGGACCGTGAACTCCCTCATACCTCATCAGCCTAATGAGGAAGAGTAATGATATCGTCGTTCTGAAACCCATCCGGTGTTGTGAAGAGAAGGAATGTTTCCTTACAACCATCAATGTTTCTCCCCCCCCTACCGCCCCAGTTAATGAACTGCATCCTGAAAAATAAAAGTGCAATGTAATATTGTGTGTCAGTATCGTAAAATCCAGACGACATGATACTAGATCCTGGATACAATACTACCCTATGTTAAGATGATGACTGGATGGATGTTTATGATGTATGTTCAGCTCCTCTGCTGCTCTCTTAGACACAGCGCCGCCACCTGGTGGGAGGAGGTAGTGCGGTAGGATGGCTCTCTTAGACACAGCTCCCAGGTGAGGGCAGGGGAGACGTGACCCTCACACTCCAACAGACACACCTGTGAACAGACAGAGAAGGACAGGGAGAGGTGTTAGTAGAGTCTAGACTATATGTATGCACtttaactttttatttatttaaagctTGAGCGAGTGAGGGGTTGCATTTGTTATTTGCACTGTTCACGGTCTCTGGGTCATTAAACAACTGGTGCTCCGCTTCTTCTCTATTCTGAGAATAtactgtgtgtgtcactgggcagAGAACAGCCGTCACTATCTGGCCAAGTTGCAAAGTTGGAAGCCTTGCctattctacaatttatcttcttaaaatctgattttaaacctaaccctataaccttaatcctaaacttaacctttaCCTCCAACCTTTGGCTTGCCCTCCTCATTTTTTATTCACACCAAAAAGCTCATTTTagttttcataaatgtttacTATATAGCCAATTTAGATTTTGCAGCTTGGCCATATAGTGGGAACCGCAGAGTGGACCAGCTACCAGACAGTAGGGTAACACTGCCCCCTGGTGTTGGTAGAGTAAATCAGCATCCCAGAAGTAACACTGCCCCCTGGTGTTGGTAGAGTAAATCAGCATCCCAGACAGTAGGGTAACACTGCCCCCTGGTGTTGGTAGAGTAGATCATGTCCTGTATTTGTCTTCTAGGATACATACCAAACTGAATTTACCACCTATCTGATTTTGACCACAAAAAAAAGGCAAGACGAGAGATATGTGCATGTTATCTTCTTGTTACTGTATGAAACACAGTGTGTCTGCTTGTCTGAAAATACTCAATAACACAACACTATGTTATGGTTTTAGGTTAGAATTTCACCTGTTAGAGGTTGATATTGCTTTGCCACGCATACCTTTAGGCAGTATTTATCCAGTACTGTACTGGGGTATgttaaagagtgtgtgtgtgtgtgtgtttgtgagtacaTGTCTCTCGTTCATACACAAAGAACTTTGTGAATACAGTGTACATTTCTAATGTGTATTATTGTTCAAAAGTCTTTATGAAACCTGTATAgagaaaaatacaataaatgAGTTTGCTATTTCTCTTGTGGATTGTCGTTACAGAAAATTGTCAGTGCCCAATATTCTCAGTGGTTATTTTTGTTGATACTTTATTTGAATGTGTTAATAACATTAGAcaatatgttttgttgttgtttcattAGAAGGCTAATACATATTCAGTTGTCTAATTGCCTGATCCCTTGGTAGTGGTCCAATAGTAGGATTGGGTTCAATTCCAATTGAAATCAATCAATACAGGAAGTGATTTGAATTAAAATATTCTAAACTTGACAAGCTTTTTGAAATAATTAGCTTCTTCTCTTCCATTTATTGAGAAATCATTGAGAACACACACAATTTTttaaattggaatttcagtttaattGACCCCAATACTGTCCAGAAGCTTATACAGACAGAACCATAACAATGCTTACCAAGACGGAGAAGAGTAAAATACTGTTATGGAAGGAACTGACTCCATTCAAACCACAACGAGTCAAACCAAATGTAGCTTATTTGTCATTATCCTTGTAAAATACATTTCCATAAAATGTGCCAAAACATGACATAAACCTCTGCCTACCTCTCAGGCGGGACAGAAAGACAATCATTTAAAAAGAGACACAAACGAAATAGTCCAAAGGAAGAACTCATAGATAGCACACCATGTAGAAGTAACAGGTTTCCATTACCTCCGTAGAGACCACAGGGAAGAATGAAATGTtgaagaaaaagagaaaaaacatACAGTGGAAGGTGAGGAGAAATGTTCTCAGTGGAAGGTGAGGAGAGATGTTCTCAGTGGAAGGTGAGGAGAAATGTTCTCAGTGGAAGGTGAGGAGAGATGCTCTCAGTGGAAGGTGAGGAGAGATGCTCTCAGTGGAAGGTGAGGAGAAATGTTCTCAGTGGAAGGTGAGGAGAAATGCTCAGTGGAAGGTGAGGAGAGATGCTCTCAGTGGAAGGTGAGGAGAGATGCTCTCAGTGGAAGGTGAGGATAAATGTTCTCAGTGGAAGGTGAGGAGAAATGTTCTCAGTGGAAGGTGAGGAGAAATGTTCTCAGTGGAAGGTGAGGAGAAATGTTCTCAGTGGAAGGTGAGGAGAAATGTTCTCAGTGGAAGGTGAGGAGAAATGTTCTCAGTGGAAGGTGAGGAGAAATGTTCTCAGTGGAAGGTGAGGAGAAATGTTCTCAGTGGAAGGTGAGGAGAAATGCTCAGTGGAAGGTGAGGAGAAATGCTCAGTGGAAGGTGAGGAGAGATGCTCTCAGTGGAAGGTGAGGATAAATGTTCTCAGTGGAAGGTGAGGATAAATGTTCTCAGTGGAAGGTGAGGATAAATGTTCTCAGTGGAAGGTGAGGAGAGATGCTCAGTGGAAGGTGAGGAGAAATGTTCTCAGTGGAAGGTGAGGAGAAATGTTCTCAGTGGAAGGTGAGGAGAGATGTTCTCAGTGGAAGGTGAGGAGAGATGCTCAGTGGAAGGTGAGGAGAAATGTTCTCAGTGGAAGGTGAGGAGAAATGCTCAGTGGAAGGTGAGGAGAGATGCTCTCAGTGGAAGGTGAGGAGAAATGTTCTCAGTGGAAGGTGAGGAGAAATGCTCAGTGGAAGGTGAGGAGAGATGCTCTCAGTGGAAGGTGAGGAGAAATGTTCTCAGTGGAAGGTGAGGAGAAATGCTCAGTGGAAGGTGAGGAGAGATGCTCTCAGTGGAAGGTGAGGATAAATGTTCTCAGTGGAAGGTGAGGAGAAATGCTCAGTGGAAGGTGAGGAGAGATGCTCTC
This region of Salvelinus alpinus chromosome 8, SLU_Salpinus.1, whole genome shotgun sequence genomic DNA includes:
- the LOC139582500 gene encoding prepronociceptin-like → MKWSLWSLLLVVVRLCSPGRSDCQGDCLACGLLLPLPNPQTQGQQQTFNTLVCLLECEGHVSPALTWELCQRSILPHYLLPPGGGAVSKRAAEELNLGPVHLESDGQLLYSAAMEHYQQDREDQEDRALEQRDAQYDDSPLDSTEEEDSLALENREEKKEEEDRTRSSQGEGGDDEEEAAVQLTKRFGGFLKGHHGYRKLIGGPVGRPLQKRLGGFIGIRKSARKWNNQKRVSQLLRQYLGMTSSSIPGRGVGRFNNPAQGFRRLPSRL